The segment TCGTAGAAGTCCACCATTTCAGCAGAAGTGTAAACAACGCCTTCACCTTTAAGGTGGTATTTGCCGTCTTCTTTGTTGTAGAACTCAGAAGCTGCAGCATCCATAGCTAACATTACTTGCTCGCCTGGTTTGTAGCCAGCTTTTTCGATTGCTTCGATGATTGTTTGAAGCGCTTCTTCGTTAGATCCTAGGTTTGGAGCAAATCCGCCTTCGTCACCTACAGCAGTGTTTAAGCCTTTAGCGCTTAGTACTGATTTAAGAGCGTGGAAGATTTCAGCGCCCATACGTAGAGCTTCTTTGAAGTTTTCCGCTCCAACAGGCATTACCATGAATTCTTGGATGTCAACGTTGTTGTCCGCGTGCTCTCCACCGTTGATGATGTTCATCATTGGTACTGGAAGCGTTTTGGAGTTGAATCCGCCAAGGTGTTGGTATAAAGGAATTTGAAGGAAGTCAGCTCCTGCACGCGCTACTGCCATAGATACACCAAGGATTGCGTTCGCACCTAATTTTCCTTTGTTTTCTGTACCGTCAAGGTCGATTAATGCTTCGTCAATTGCTACTTGCTCAAGTACGTCGAAAAGACCTACTAGTTCAGGAGCGATGATTTCGTTTACGTTTTCTACTGCTTGTTGAACACCTTTTCCAAGGTAGCGGGACTTGTCGCCGTCGCGTAGTTCTACTGCTTCGTATTCACCTGTGGATGCTCCACTTGGTACTAGTGCGCGTCCGAATGCTCCGGATTCTGTGTATACTTCTACTTCGATTGTTGGGTTACCACGGGAGTCTAGGACTTCGCGTGCGTAAACGTCAGAGATAATTGGCATGTTTGTAACTCTCCTTTGGGTTTGAGATATTTTTATTGTTTACTGCATTAACACCGCTTTTGATTTGCGTTCCAGGTGTTCGCTTTCCGCGGGACGGTGCTTGAGCCTCCTCACTTCGTTGCGGGGTCTCAAGCAACCGTTATCCCCCGCAGGAGTCTCACACCTTGCACTCCAATCAAAAGCTAGAAATCAGTCATTACTTCTTTATTAAAGAACTTCCTGTCATTTCTAGTGGTTTGTCCACTCCTAGTAAGTCTAGCACAGTTGGGGCTAGGTCACCAAGGATTCCGCCGTCGCGGAGTTGTACGCCGTTTTTTGTGACGATGACTGGTACCGGGTTGGTGGTGTGGGCAGTCATTGGGTTACCTTCTGTCGTTACGACTTCGTCAGCGTTCCCGTGGTCTGCCGTGATGATGGCAACACCGTCTTTTTCTAAGATGGCGTTGACTACCTTCCCTAGGCATTCATCTGTCACTTCCACTGCTTTGATCGTTGGCTCAAGCATTCCGGAATGCCCGACCATATCAGGGTTTGCGAAGTTCAGGATGATGGCGTCATGTTTATCGGCTGCTATTTCGGCAAGGAGTGCGTCTGTTACTTCGTAAGCACTCATTTCCGGTTGTAAATCATAGGTTGCCACCTTTGGAGAGTCGATCAGGATACGTTCTTCTCCAGGGTATGCTTCCTCACGTCCACCGCTCATGAAGAACGTGACGTGTGGATATTTTTCCGTCTCCGCGATACGAAGCTGTTTCAAGCCGTTTTGGGATAACACTTCGCCCAATGTGTTGTCCATTCCTACTGGTTTGAAAGCTACATATCCATCCACCGTTTCACTGAAGTGAGTCAGGCATACGAACTGAAGGTTGTTCGGATGCTTTGGCCCACGATCAAATGCGCGGAAGTCAGAGTTGGTGAATGTGTTGGAAATCTGGATGGCACGGTCCGGACGGAAGTTATAGAAAATAACTGCGTCTTCGTCTTGGATGGTTGCCACAGGACTGCCATCTTCTTTTGTCATAACGGACGGAAGGACGAATTCATCAAAGATTCCGTTGTTATAGGAGTCATTGATACACTCCATCGCGTCGTTATAAGTAGGGCCGTCTCCGTACACCATCGCACGGTAGGATCTTTCTACGCGATCCCAACGCTTGTCTCGGTCCATGGAATAATAGCGGCCGGAAATGGTTGCTATTTCTCCCACTCCGAGGTCTAAAAGTTGTTCGTTTAATTGCTCTAAGAATTCTGGAGCAGATTTCGGTGCAACATCGCGACCATCAAGGAATCCATGAATATACACACGGTCCAAGCCTTCTCTTTTCGCAAGTTTTAGAAGAGCGAATAGATGCTGGATGTGACTATGAACGCCTCCATCTGAAAGCAAGCCGAACAGGTGTAGGTTGGTTCCTTTTTCTTTTGCATGTTGGATGGCATTCAGGAACGTTTCATTTTCATAAAAGTCCCCTTCGCGGATAGCCACGTTTACACGCGTTAAGCTTTGGTACACCACGCGACCGGCGCCGATGTTTAAATGGCCAACTTCCGAGTTACCCATTTGCCCTTCAGGCAGTCCTACCGCTTCCCCGCTTGCAGTCAATTGTGCATGCGGGTATGTGCTCCAAAATTTATCAAAGTTAGGTTTGTTTGCTTGCGCCACCGCGTTACCGGTTGTTTCACCGCGTATTGCAAAACCGTCTAAGATGATCAGTGCTACTGGTTTTTTAGTCATTCTTACCTGCCTCCAAAAGCTGTAAGAAAGATTGGTGCTCAAGGCTTGCGCCTCCTACAAGTGCTCCATCGATATCGGATTGAGCCATGTATTCTGCGATGTTTGTAGGTTTTACAGATCCGCCGTACTGGATACGTACAGCATCAGCTGCAGCCTGGTCAAACTCAGCAGCAATGACGCTACGAATGTGTGCACATACTTCGTTTGCATCTTCCGCAGTGGAAGATTTTCCAGTTCCGATTGCCCAGATTGGCTCGTATGCAACAACAGTTGTTTTTACTTGATCAGAAGTTAAGCCTGTTAGAGCTTTCTTCACTTGGTTGCCAACGATGTCGTTTGTCTTGCCCGACTCGCGCTCTTCTAGTGTTTCACCGCAGCATACGATTGGAGTCAATCCGTGTTTGAAAGCTGCAAGGGTTTTCTTGTTTACTGTTTCGTCTGTTTCCGCAAACATTTCACGACGCTCAGAGTGACCTAAAACCACATAGGATACACCGATGTCTTTAAGTGCAACAGGGCTGACTTCGCCTGTGAATGCTCCGCTGTCTTCGAAGTGCATGTTTTGGGCACCGATTTGAAGGTCACGGCCTTCCACGTTTGAAACAAGTCGCTCTAAGAAAAGAGCTGGCGCACATACTACCGCGTCGATTTTATCAGCAGCAGGGACTAGTCCTTTTACCTCTTCTACGAAGCTTGTTGCTTCGGAGAGTGTTTTGTGCATTTTCCAGTTACCAGCAATAATTGGTTTACGCATGGTATCCATCCTTTCGGGGTTGGGGTTGTAAAGTTTCGGTAAACGCCGCTGTTGATTTCCGCAAATGGCTTCGCTTTCCTAGGGGCGCTGCTGGAGCCTCCTCGGCTTTCGCCTGCGGGGTCTCCACCTAGCGCTATCTCCCTCAGGAGTCTTCGCCTTTTGCTCCAATCAACAGCTAGAAACTTTATAATACAAAAATTACTTATCGTTCAGCGCAACTACTCCTGGAAGTTCTTTGCCTTCCATGAATTCTAGGGATGCGCCTCCACCAGTTGAGATATGGCTCATTTTGTCTGCGAGGTTGAATTTTTCAACAGCAGCCGCAGAGTCTCCTCCACCGATGACAGAGTATGTATCGGTAGCTTCTGCCAGGGCTTCACCTACTGCTTTCGTGCCGCCAGCAAATGCATCTAGTTCGAATACTCCCATTGGTCCATTCCAGATGACTAGCTTGGAGTTCTTGATGACATCCGCGTAGATTTCACGTGATTTAGGTCCGCAATCAAGGCCTTCCCAGTCGCTTGGAATTTCTTCAACAGGTACGATTTGCGTGTTTGCGTCGTTGGAGAAATCATCTGCTACGACTACATCCACAGGCATGTACATGTTCACGCCTTTTTCTTTTGCTTGTTCCATGAAGGATTTAGCAAGATCGATTTTGTCTTCTTCTAGTAAGGATTTCCCTACACCATAGCCTTTTGCCTTGATGAACGTGTATGCCAGTCCACCACCGATGATTAGGTTGTCCACTTTGTTTAGAAGATTTTCAATCACACCGATTTTATCTTTAACCTTTGCTCCACCGATGATCGCCGTGAAAGGACGCTCAGGGTTGGATAGGGCTTTTCCTAGTACTTCTAATTCTTTTTCCATTAAGAGGCCTGCAACTGCCGGTAAGTGCTGGGCAATACCTTCTGTGGAAGCATGTGCACGGTGAGCAGCGCCGAATGCGTCATTCACATACACGTCTGCAAGCTCAGCGAACGCCTTTGCAAGTTCTGGATCGTTTTTCTCTTCACCAGGGTAGAAACGAACGTTTTCTAATAAAAGAACGTCTCCCTCACTCATCTCGCTTACCAATGCTTGTACGGAATCTCCGTAAGCTTCATCCGCTTTTTTCACATCTTTTCCAAGAAGCTCTTGTAGACGAGCTGCAACCGCATTTAAGCGAAGCTCTTCGACTACTTGCCCTTTTGGACGTCCTAAGTGGCTTGCAAGTAAGACTTTCGCGCCGTTATCCACTAGGTGCTTGATTGTTGGCAATGCAGCACGGATACGGGTTTCGTCAGTTACTTGTCCGTCCTTCATCGGTACGTTAAAGTCCACACGACAAAATACGCGTTTGCCTTTGACGTCGATGTCACGAATACTTTTCTTGTTCATTGAAACGGCCTCCCTTTAAAGGAAATTTGTTTGGTACTGAGTGATTTCAGTAGGAGTCAAGTGACTTCCGCTTCCATCACATCAATAAAGTCTTTATAAACATGAAAAGAGGGAGGGGTGTGTTCCCCAATCCCCCTCTACTTCACATGTCTTATTATAGAATGCTGATAAGGTTTATCCAAGCAATATCTTTTTGCTATGAAAATTATAGTCCTTTAGCAGCGATGTATTTCGCTAGGTCTACTACACGGTGAGAGTATCCGCTCTCGTTGTCGTACCAAGAGATTACTTTAACCATGTTGCCTTCCATTACCATTGTGGATAATGCGTCGATTGTAGAAGACTCAGGGTTACCATTGTAGTCACCAGATACTAGTGGCTCTTCAGAGTAACCAAGAATTCCTTTTAATTCGCCTTCAGCCGCTGCTTGGAACGCTGCGTTTACTTCTTCAGCC is part of the Sutcliffiella sp. FSL R7-0096 genome and harbors:
- the eno gene encoding phosphopyruvate hydratase — its product is MPIISDVYAREVLDSRGNPTIEVEVYTESGAFGRALVPSGASTGEYEAVELRDGDKSRYLGKGVQQAVENVNEIIAPELVGLFDVLEQVAIDEALIDLDGTENKGKLGANAILGVSMAVARAGADFLQIPLYQHLGGFNSKTLPVPMMNIINGGEHADNNVDIQEFMVMPVGAENFKEALRMGAEIFHALKSVLSAKGLNTAVGDEGGFAPNLGSNEEALQTIIEAIEKAGYKPGEQVMLAMDAAASEFYNKEDGKYHLKGEGVVYTSAEMVDFYEKMADKYPIISIEDGLDENDWEGFKLLTERIGNKVQLVGDDLFVTNTKKLAEGIERKIGNSILIKVNQIGTLTETFEAIEMAKRAGYTAVISHRSGETEDSTIADIAVATNAGQIKTGAPSRTDRVAKYNQLLRIEDQLGDTARYDGLRSFYNLKK
- the gpmI gene encoding 2,3-bisphosphoglycerate-independent phosphoglycerate mutase: MTKKPVALIILDGFAIRGETTGNAVAQANKPNFDKFWSTYPHAQLTASGEAVGLPEGQMGNSEVGHLNIGAGRVVYQSLTRVNVAIREGDFYENETFLNAIQHAKEKGTNLHLFGLLSDGGVHSHIQHLFALLKLAKREGLDRVYIHGFLDGRDVAPKSAPEFLEQLNEQLLDLGVGEIATISGRYYSMDRDKRWDRVERSYRAMVYGDGPTYNDAMECINDSYNNGIFDEFVLPSVMTKEDGSPVATIQDEDAVIFYNFRPDRAIQISNTFTNSDFRAFDRGPKHPNNLQFVCLTHFSETVDGYVAFKPVGMDNTLGEVLSQNGLKQLRIAETEKYPHVTFFMSGGREEAYPGEERILIDSPKVATYDLQPEMSAYEVTDALLAEIAADKHDAIILNFANPDMVGHSGMLEPTIKAVEVTDECLGKVVNAILEKDGVAIITADHGNADEVVTTEGNPMTAHTTNPVPVIVTKNGVQLRDGGILGDLAPTVLDLLGVDKPLEMTGSSLIKK
- the tpiA gene encoding triose-phosphate isomerase is translated as MRKPIIAGNWKMHKTLSEATSFVEEVKGLVPAADKIDAVVCAPALFLERLVSNVEGRDLQIGAQNMHFEDSGAFTGEVSPVALKDIGVSYVVLGHSERREMFAETDETVNKKTLAAFKHGLTPIVCCGETLEERESGKTNDIVGNQVKKALTGLTSDQVKTTVVAYEPIWAIGTGKSSTAEDANEVCAHIRSVIAAEFDQAAADAVRIQYGGSVKPTNIAEYMAQSDIDGALVGGASLEHQSFLQLLEAGKND
- a CDS encoding phosphoglycerate kinase, encoding MNKKSIRDIDVKGKRVFCRVDFNVPMKDGQVTDETRIRAALPTIKHLVDNGAKVLLASHLGRPKGQVVEELRLNAVAARLQELLGKDVKKADEAYGDSVQALVSEMSEGDVLLLENVRFYPGEEKNDPELAKAFAELADVYVNDAFGAAHRAHASTEGIAQHLPAVAGLLMEKELEVLGKALSNPERPFTAIIGGAKVKDKIGVIENLLNKVDNLIIGGGLAYTFIKAKGYGVGKSLLEEDKIDLAKSFMEQAKEKGVNMYMPVDVVVADDFSNDANTQIVPVEEIPSDWEGLDCGPKSREIYADVIKNSKLVIWNGPMGVFELDAFAGGTKAVGEALAEATDTYSVIGGGDSAAAVEKFNLADKMSHISTGGGASLEFMEGKELPGVVALNDK